One genomic region from Actinomycetota bacterium encodes:
- a CDS encoding DUF4244 domain-containing protein, with translation MLLSWYVRLRVWFAREEAQTTAEYALVILAAVAVAVVLIAWAKSSGKLPAFFDKVIDNVSNNAQ, from the coding sequence ATGCTGCTGTCCTGGTACGTGCGCCTGCGGGTGTGGTTCGCACGGGAGGAGGCGCAGACCACCGCTGAGTACGCGCTGGTCATCCTGGCGGCCGTCGCCGTCGCGGTGGTGCTGATCGCGTGGGCCAAGTCGTCGGGGAAGCTCCCCGCCTTCTTCGACAAGGTGATCGACAACGTCTCCAACAATGCGCAGTAG
- a CDS encoding type II secretion system F family protein: MALGMAVGGPPVALAGAAVGWAIPGASRRRRDRRQEELIEAQLAERVAGVAAALRSGLSLSQAIRFAADEGEAPAATQLRAIVDREALGVPLEESLERWASEEGGRDVRLVASVLQLHHRVGGDAPAVLEQVARTLRQRRAAGREVRSLTAQARLSGTILGLLPVGFFLFMSVVSRGDMSAAYGSPVGVGAIVLGLVLDGGAYLWIRSLLRVSW; the protein is encoded by the coding sequence GTGGCGCTGGGGATGGCCGTTGGCGGACCGCCGGTGGCCCTGGCCGGAGCCGCCGTCGGATGGGCCATTCCGGGGGCCTCGCGCCGACGGAGGGACCGACGCCAGGAAGAGCTCATCGAGGCGCAGCTGGCCGAACGGGTCGCCGGAGTGGCCGCCGCCCTTCGTTCCGGGCTCTCACTGTCGCAGGCCATCCGGTTCGCCGCCGACGAAGGGGAAGCGCCGGCCGCGACCCAGCTCCGGGCCATCGTGGACCGCGAGGCCCTGGGCGTGCCGCTGGAGGAATCACTCGAACGATGGGCGTCCGAGGAGGGAGGCCGCGACGTGCGACTCGTCGCGAGCGTGCTCCAACTGCATCACCGGGTGGGCGGCGACGCGCCCGCGGTCCTTGAACAGGTGGCCCGGACGCTCCGCCAGCGCCGGGCCGCAGGACGGGAGGTCCGGTCGCTCACCGCACAGGCGCGGCTGTCCGGGACCATCCTCGGCCTGCTCCCGGTGGGGTTCTTCCTGTTCATGTCGGTGGTCTCCCGCGGCGACATGTCCGCCGCGTACGGCTCTCCGGTTGGTGTGGGCGCGATCGTGTTGGGGTTGGTCCTCGACGGAGGCGCGTACCTGTGGATCCGCTCGCTGCTCCGGGTGTCGTGGTGA
- a CDS encoding type II secretion system F family protein: MAGVIGPAMASAAVLAAVGAAGVRYDPAVSKRIEALRPEGTQHSGGGMARWVGSRSWARRLGHRDELASKLATAGWRVDPDAAIGWKVIAGSAGFVLGLSAPMPLLVMTPLLVAAGFRGLDFLVSRAARRRSRQADQEVPQLLDVLAAGSTAGLAAPLALRRASAAVREPLAGELRHVLDAVDMGARWRDELRAMADRLGLPDLKRAVLAVARTEMLGSSLAEALRELAEDVRDARRARAAETARKAPVKMLFPLVFMVLPAFLLLTVVPVLFATLRSIG; encoded by the coding sequence ATGGCAGGGGTGATCGGCCCGGCCATGGCATCGGCGGCGGTGCTCGCAGCGGTTGGCGCGGCGGGAGTTCGGTACGACCCAGCCGTCTCCAAGCGGATCGAGGCCCTTCGACCGGAAGGCACCCAACACTCCGGGGGAGGAATGGCGAGGTGGGTGGGGAGCCGCTCGTGGGCCAGGCGGCTGGGCCACCGGGACGAGCTGGCCTCCAAGCTGGCAACGGCCGGATGGCGAGTCGATCCGGACGCGGCAATCGGGTGGAAGGTGATCGCCGGCTCGGCGGGCTTCGTCCTGGGGCTGTCGGCCCCGATGCCACTCCTGGTGATGACGCCGCTTCTGGTGGCGGCGGGGTTCCGGGGTCTGGACTTCCTGGTGAGTCGGGCTGCGCGGCGACGATCGAGGCAAGCCGACCAGGAGGTGCCGCAGCTGCTCGACGTCCTCGCTGCAGGATCGACGGCCGGCCTGGCCGCGCCGCTCGCCCTCCGGAGAGCCTCGGCCGCGGTCCGCGAGCCCCTCGCCGGAGAGCTCCGTCACGTGCTCGACGCCGTCGACATGGGGGCACGGTGGAGGGACGAGCTGCGGGCCATGGCGGACCGGCTGGGTCTGCCGGACCTCAAGCGGGCCGTGTTGGCGGTGGCCCGAACCGAGATGCTCGGGTCCTCGCTGGCGGAGGCCCTGCGGGAGCTGGCGGAGGACGTCCGCGACGCGAGGCGGGCCCGAGCAGCGGAGACCGCCCGAAAGGCCCCGGTCAAGATGCTGTTCCCCCTGGTGTTCATGGTCCTTCCTGCTTTCCTCCTCCTCACGGTGGTTCCGGTGCTGTTCGCCACGCTCCGGTCGATTGGGTGA